The genomic region GTGGCTGCGCATTCGGCCGCTGAGCGCCGGCTCCCCAACCCTCAGCGCTGACGGCCACTATTCCGGTCTGTTCGAATGCGCGCGCGCCGGTTTCTGGATGCACGCCATGGATTCCGACCCCGACTACCTGCGTTACGCCTTCGCCGCGCTCGGCGTCATCCCGCGCGACTCTTACTTCGACACCTGGCGAGCCGCCATGCTTTACCACACGGCCCTGCTCTCGCTCGGCAGCCTCGTTCCCGAAGCCCGCACGGACTTCGACGCCCTGACCCTGCGTCTCGGCTGGCGCGAATTCGCCCCCGACGCCGCCACCGCGAGCTTCCTCAAGGTGACCGCCCTCAACGGCGACCCGATCGACTACCTGCCGCTCGTTTGCCGCGCCAACGACCAGCTCCTCGTCATCGCCCTCGCCCCACCTCACGTCGAAGGCGTTCTCATCCACAAAAACAATAAACAGCCGATTTCCCGAAACATGCTCACGGACACGCTCGACGCCGACACGCCGCTGACGCCCCTGCTCGGCGAAGACTGGGCGCGCGTAGGGATCTTTACGGTCGATCGGTAAGGAGCTGCGAGTGACGCCCCGCGGGGCTTCGCGCGCCCCAAATCCTACCTACCCCCGGCCTTCGGGTCAAACCCACCCCGGCCCTTCGGGCCACCCCTCCCGCCGACGGGAAGGGTTGGTAGGATTGCCTCTTACAGAAGCCGCTTGCGATAACCCGCTCTGAAATAACCCTTCCCGTCAGCGGGAGGGGTGGCCCGAAGGGCCGGGGTGGGTTGGCCCAGGGAGGGGTTGGACGGGGTAGCTCACTCTTCTTCCTCAATCTCCGTCACATCCACTTGCATCGACCTCGTGCTTCCGTTCCCGTAGAACGTGCTCCAGGCGCAGTCGGCGGCGTCGCGGCCGGCGGCGATTTGGATGAGGGCGGGGCGGGGCTGGCGCTCGGTGGCGTCGAAGACGACCCAGCGGCCGTCGATGTAGGCGTGGAAGAAGGCGTGCAGGTCCGGCGGCTGGAGGCCGAGGCAGTAGCCGGAGACGTAGCGGGCGGGGATGTTCATCGCCCGGCAGAAGGTGATGGCGAGGTGCGCGAAGTCGCGGCAGACGCCGACGCGTTCGGCGGCGGTCTCATAGGCGGATGTGCCGGAATTCGAGGTCCCGTACTGGTACGTGATATTCTCGTTGATCCAGTTGCAGATCTCCTGGACACGCGCGAAGCCCGGCGTGATCGATCCGAAGGTGTCGTTCGCCATCTTCACGAGCTTGTCCGACTGGCAGTAGCGCGACGGCAGCGTGTAGGTGAGCATATCCGTCGGCAGGTGGAGGATATCGGGCTCCGTGGGCTCGATAAACGCGCCGCGCTTGTCCGGCAGCTCCACCACGGAGTTGTACTCGATCCGGACATCGCCGGCGGGCATCAGCAGACGGCGGCAGGGGTTTTTATAGATATCCAGAAACTCTTCGGTCTGCACGTCCGGCTCAATCTTGAGAGAGGACGATTCAATGTTCTGTGCTCCGGGAATGTCG from Capsulimonas corticalis harbors:
- a CDS encoding transglutaminase-like domain-containing protein, with protein sequence MKIKIHFECELQLAAAAPTILQLEAADIPGAQNIESSSLKIEPDVQTEEFLDIYKNPCRRLLMPAGDVRIEYNSVVELPDKRGAFIEPTEPDILHLPTDMLTYTLPSRYCQSDKLVKMANDTFGSITPGFARVQEICNWINENITYQYGTSNSGTSAYETAAERVGVCRDFAHLAITFCRAMNIPARYVSGYCLGLQPPDLHAFFHAYIDGRWVVFDATERQPRPALIQIAAGRDAADCAWSTFYGNGSTRSMQVDVTEIEEEE